GAACATCGTACGCAGCTCCTGCCTGGCCAGGTTGGCGCCGAGGCAGAAGTGCGGGCCCGGCCCGCCGAAGCCGACGTGCGGCTTGGTGTCGCGGGTGATGTCGAACGTGTCGGCGTCCGGGAAGACCGACTCGTCCCGGTTGGCCGAACCGTAGAAGAGGACGACCTTGTCCCCCTTCTTCAGCTCCAGCCCGCGCAGCGAGCAGTCCTCGGTGACCGTGCGCCTGAACTGCATGATCGGTGACACGTACCGGACCATCTCCTCGATCGCGCCGTTGACGTGCGCGTCGAAGTCGCCCGTCAGCAGCTCGCGCTGCGCCGGGTTGTCGGTGAGGAGCTTGATGCCGTGGGCCATCGTGTTGCGGGCCGTCTCGTTGCCCGCGACCAGCAGCAGGGCGAAGAACGAGCCGAGCTCCTTGTCGGTCAGCCGCTCGCCGTCGACGTTGGCGTTGACCAGCAGGGACACCAGGTCGCCCTTGGGGTCGGCGACGCGCTCGTGGCCGAGCTTGATGACCATGCGCTGCAGGGCGAGCAGGGCCAGCATGTTCTGGCCGGCCAGCTGGACGCTGCGCGCCAGGCTGGGGCGCACGCCGGTGTACGCGGTGGAGATGTCGGCGTGCTGGTGGACCTTCTCCCGCAGCTCCTGCGGGACGGCCAGCATGTCGCAGATGACGTGGATGGGCAGCCGGGCCGCCACCTGGGCCACGAAGTCGCGCGGGCCCTCCTCGACGACGTCGTCCACGATGCGGGCGCAGGCGGCCTCGATGTCGCTCTGCAGGCCGGCCAGCATCTTCGGGCTGAAGGAGCGGGTGACGATCCTGCGCAGGCGGGCGTGGCGCGGGTCGTCCATGTTGACCATCGACTCCCCGAACACCTGCTTCACCCAGCCGGGCGGCTCCGGGTTGGTCACGGCCGGCTCGCTGGAGAAGATCCTGGCGTTGCGGCTGGCCTCGACCACGTCCGCGTGCCGTACGAGAGCGTAGAAGCCCTTGCCTGACCGGAGGAAAGGGACTTTCTTCTCCGGGAAGAACACCGGATGCTCCAACTGGCGGAGCCGGGCGAACGCCTCATTCCGCTCCTTGAGCGGCCTCCGCCAGAAATCCAAATCCGCGAGGTCGATGTCCACGCGACCATCGTGGCACGTTCCCATGCCCCTGGGCATGGGCAACCGATGTGCATCCGCATCTCCAGGGCCGTTCTCGCGCCGTTCAGGCACGGTTCGACCTGTGTGGACATTACTTCCGGTATGAAGCTGCTGCTCGCCGCGTGTCTGGTTCTTCCACTCACTTCCGGTACGACTCCCACCGCGGCTCGGTCATGCGGTGGGCACTCCCTCGACTTCGACGGCGACGGACGGCCCGACCTCGCCGTGGCCGCTCCCTACGACGACTCCCGGGCCGGGTCGGTGACCGTGATGTACGGGTCCGGGAAGAAGGTGAAGCTCACGCAGGCCGGGGCGGAGCCGGGCGACTCGTTCGGGTCGGCTCTGGCCGTGGGGGACTTCAACGGGGACAAGTGCGCCGACCTGGCCGTGGGGGTGTCGGAGGAGTTCACGGGCGCCCGCGTGCCCGGCGGGGACGGGAACGGGGTCGTCCAGATCTTCAACGGGTCGGCCGAGGGGCTGGTCCCGGGCAAGGAGCTGGCGCTGGCCAGGCCGTCCAGCGACCGGTTCGGCGCGTCGCTGGCCGCCGGGGACCTCGACGGGGACGGCCGGGACGAGCTGGTCGTGGGCGCGCCGAGCCACCGGTCCGGCGGGGCGGTGACCGTCTACTGGATGAAGGGGCGCAAGCCGTACCAGATCACGCAGAAGACGTCGTGGGTGCGGCAGGCGGCGAACGTGACCGACCAGTGGGGGGCGGCGCTGGCGACCGGGGACTTCGACGGCGACGGCAAGGACGAGCTGGTCGTCGGCGCGCCCGCCGACAGCGTCACGCTGGACGGACAGGGCTCGGTGACCGTGCTCGACCTACGGGCGAAGCGGGCCCGGCAGCTCACCCAGAGCAGCCCCGGGATCAAGGGGGCCTCCGAGAAGTGGGACGCGTTCGGCGCCGCGCTGGCCACGGGCGACTTCAACGGCGACGGACGCGCCGACCTGGCCGTCGGGGTCCCCGGCGAGGGCCTCAGCGCCAACCAGCGGGCCATGGACTACGGCGACGGCACCGTGGACGTCCTGTACGGGTCGCGCAGCGGCCTGACCACCCACAAGAGCGAGGCGTGGTCGCAGAACACGCTGGAAGGCGTGCCCCGGTACTACGACCGGTTCGGGGCGTCCTTGGCGGCCGGGGACTTCAACGGGGACGGCAACGACGAGCTGGCGATCGGCGTGCCCGGCGAGAAGGCGGTCCAGGTGCTGGCCGGGCGCGCCTCCGGCGGGCTGACCCGGGTGGGGAACCTGCTGGTCAAGGGGAAGGGCCGGGACTTCGGCGCCGCGCTGGCCGCGCTGCCCCTCAGCGAGCGCTACCACACGCTGGACCGGCGGCGGCCGCTCTACGGGCTGGTGGTGGCGGCCCCCGACCAGGGGCTCGTCATGTACGCGCCCGGCTCGCGGAAGCGGGGGCTGAAGCTGGGCAAGGTGCGCCGTCTCAGCCAGGGCAACGGCCTGTACGGCTACACCTTCGGCTGAGGCCTTCAAGGCCTTCAAGGTCCTCAGCGTCCTCAGGGGTCCTCAGGAGGGAGCAGGGCGGGGTGCGGCGCCGTTGACGGGCAGGATCACCCTGAACAGCGCTCCTTTGCCCGGCGCGCCCTCCGCCATAACGATGCCGCCGTGCGCCTCCACCAGCGTGGCCGCGATCGACAGCCCCAGCCCCGACCCGCCGGCGCTCCGGGCCGGGTCGGCGCGGTAGAACCGCTCGAACACCCGCTCGGCCACCTCCGCCGGAAACCCGGGCCCTTCGTCGGCCACCTCCACCACGGCCTGGTCGCCGTCCAGCCCGACCCGCACCTGGAAGGACGTGCCGGCCGGCGTGTGGGTGAGCGCGTTGGTGACGAGGTTGTTGAGCACCTGCCCGAGCCGCGACTCGTCGCCCGTCACGGTCACGTCCCCCCTCGCCGCCGAAGAGCCGCACCAGCTCGATCTTCCGGTCCGGCGCCAGCGTCTGGGCGTCGATCACCACGGTGGCCGCGAGGCTGAGCAGGTCCACGGGCCGCATCGCCAGCTCCCGCCGCTGGTCGAGCCGGGCCAGCAGCAGCATGTCCTCCACGAGCAGCCCCATGCGCGCCGCCTGCCCCTCGATGCGGCTCAGCAGCCGTACGGCCTCGGCCAGGTCCTTCTCCTCCCCCAGCCGGTACAGCTCCGCGAATCCCCTGATCGAGGTCAGCGGCGTGCGCAGCTCGTGCGAGGCGTCGGCCATGAACCGGCGCATCAGCTCCTCGGACCGCCTGGCCGCCGTGGCGGACCGGCGGGCCGACTCGGCCGCCGCCTCCCGCTCGCCCGCCGCCGCCTCGATCTGGGCGAGCATGCTGTTGAGCGAACGGCCGAGCTTGCCGACCTCGGTGGTGCCCGCCCAGAGGGGCACGCGGCGCGACAGGTCGCCGCCCGCGATGTCCTTGGCCGTGCGCGCGATCTCGCGGAGCGGGCGCAGGCTGCGGCGTACCAGCCAGTAGCAGGCGAGCCCGAGCACCACCAGCGTGCCACCGCCCGCGACCGCGACGATCAGGACGAGCTGGGAGACCGTGGCGTCCACCTCACTCAGGTTGACGGCGATCACCCGGCTCTCGCCGTCGCGGCCCGGCACGGCGACCACGCGCCAGCTCGGGCCCCCGGTCCCGAGCGACTCGACGGTGAAGGGACGGCCGTTGAGTGCCACGACCTTGAGGAGGTCGAGCTTGGGCAGGGCGGGCGTGTGCTCCTCTGTCGACTCGCTGAGCGTCCGGATCGGGGTGCCGGAGGGGTCCAGGAGCACCGCGTAGAACAGGCCGAAGAAGCGCTGCGGGCGCCCGCCGGGGCGGGGCTGCTCGGCCATCGGGGGCGGGTCGCGCAGCGGGCGGGTGGCCGCGATCAGCTGCTGGTCCACACGCTCGACGAGGTAGCCACGCAGCAGCCGCACCGCGAACACGCCCGTGAGGGTGATGGCGAGGGTGACCAGCAGGAGCGTGGCGGAGACGAGGCGGAGCCAGAGCGGGGTCCTGGCCAGGTGTTTCCGCAGCCGGGCGACCCTCGTCGAGAACGTGCTCATATCCGGGGCGGGCGCAGGATGTAGCCGACTCCGCGCAGCGTGTGCAGGTACTTGCGCTCCCCCGTGTCCACCTTGCGCCGCAGGTAGGAGACGTACGACTCGACCAGGCCGACGTCGGTGCGCCAGTCGCCGTTCCACACGTGGTCGAGGATCTGCGTCTTCGACAGCACCCGGCCCACGTTGAGCATGAAGTACCGCAGCAGCCTGAACTCCGTCGGCGACAGCTTGATCGGAATGCCGTCGCGCCACACCTCGTGGCTCTCCTCGTCGAGCTCCAGGTCGGCCACCCGCATCCGGTTGGGCGGCGGCGCGCCGCGCCGGGTCCTGCGCAGCACCGCCCGGATCCTGGCGATGACCTCCTCCAGGCTGAACGGCTTGGTCACGTAGTCCTCGCCCAGCCCCAGCCCCGCGATCCGGTCCTCCGGCGTGTCCTTGGCGGTCACGAAGAGCACGGGGACCCGGCGGCCGCGGGACCGCAGCCTGCCCGCGACCGCCAGGCCGTCCAGATCGGGCAGCATGACGTCGAGCATCACCAGATCAGGTGAGCTCTCCTCAGCGACCCGAAGCGCCTCCATGCCGTCGGCCGCGGTCAGCACCTCGAACCCGGCCATGCGCAGGCTGGCCGAGAACAGCTCCCTGATGTTGGGCTCGTCGTCGACCACCAGCAGCCTGGCCTCGGGCTCGCTCATCGAGGGCCTCCTCCCTGGGCTCCCTGGGCTCCCTGGGTGATCGAGGTGGCCGCCACCGAGCCGTCACCGCCCTGCCGGCCGCGTACCACGACCGAGGTGCCGGTCTGCAGGTCGGACACCTTGCCCGGCTTGGAGATCTGGACGGTGGTCTGGTCGCTCACGGTGACCGTGACAGTGGAGCCGTCCATGGTCTTGACATAGATCTTGCCGCCCTCGACCTTCTGGACGGTGCCCACCGTACCTCCCCCGCCGCCCATCCGCTGGCCGCCGCCGTAGCCCGGGGGCTGCCCGAACCCGTTGCGCTGCTGGCCGAAACCTCCTGGCGGCTGAGCGTACCCTTGCTGCGCGCCGTACCCGCCGCCGCCGGGGCGCTGCCCGCCGGCGGCGGACGCGGACGAGGAGCCGAACAGGCTCTGCGCCTGGATGCCGATGAGGATGCCCGCCACCAGCACCACGCCGGCGGCCAGCGCCAGCGTGAGCTTCGAGGGGCCCCTGCTGGGCTGGACGGCGAGCTCCTCTCCCAGGTCGTCGGGGAAGGGTGAGGAGTCGAGCTGGGCCATGTCATTCTCCTTACTCGTGGCGCAGGGCCTGGATCGGCCGCAGCTTGGCCGCCCGGTTGGCGGGGTAACTCCCGAAGAACAGCCCGATCCCCACCGACACGCCCAGCGCCAGCGCCACCGAGGACGGCACGAGGACGGGTTCGATGCCGGCGATGGTGAACCTGGTCCCGATGAACGCCACCAGCACCCCCGACAGCCCGCCGACCAGGCTCAGCAGCGTGGCCTCCAGCAGGAACTG
This genomic interval from Nonomuraea helvata contains the following:
- a CDS encoding FG-GAP and VCBS repeat-containing protein → MKLLLAACLVLPLTSGTTPTAARSCGGHSLDFDGDGRPDLAVAAPYDDSRAGSVTVMYGSGKKVKLTQAGAEPGDSFGSALAVGDFNGDKCADLAVGVSEEFTGARVPGGDGNGVVQIFNGSAEGLVPGKELALARPSSDRFGASLAAGDLDGDGRDELVVGAPSHRSGGAVTVYWMKGRKPYQITQKTSWVRQAANVTDQWGAALATGDFDGDGKDELVVGAPADSVTLDGQGSVTVLDLRAKRARQLTQSSPGIKGASEKWDAFGAALATGDFNGDGRADLAVGVPGEGLSANQRAMDYGDGTVDVLYGSRSGLTTHKSEAWSQNTLEGVPRYYDRFGASLAAGDFNGDGNDELAIGVPGEKAVQVLAGRASGGLTRVGNLLVKGKGRDFGAALAALPLSERYHTLDRRRPLYGLVVAAPDQGLVMYAPGSRKRGLKLGKVRRLSQGNGLYGYTFG
- a CDS encoding cytochrome P450; protein product: MDIDLADLDFWRRPLKERNEAFARLRQLEHPVFFPEKKVPFLRSGKGFYALVRHADVVEASRNARIFSSEPAVTNPEPPGWVKQVFGESMVNMDDPRHARLRRIVTRSFSPKMLAGLQSDIEAACARIVDDVVEEGPRDFVAQVAARLPIHVICDMLAVPQELREKVHQHADISTAYTGVRPSLARSVQLAGQNMLALLALQRMVIKLGHERVADPKGDLVSLLVNANVDGERLTDKELGSFFALLLVAGNETARNTMAHGIKLLTDNPAQRELLTGDFDAHVNGAIEEMVRYVSPIMQFRRTVTEDCSLRGLELKKGDKVVLFYGSANRDESVFPDADTFDITRDTKPHVGFGGPGPHFCLGANLARQELRTMFRELLTRLPGIRAVGEPELLLSNFDNSVRTQAFTF
- a CDS encoding response regulator transcription factor → MSEPEARLLVVDDEPNIRELFSASLRMAGFEVLTAADGMEALRVAEESSPDLVMLDVMLPDLDGLAVAGRLRSRGRRVPVLFVTAKDTPEDRIAGLGLGEDYVTKPFSLEEVIARIRAVLRRTRRGAPPPNRMRVADLELDEESHEVWRDGIPIKLSPTEFRLLRYFMLNVGRVLSKTQILDHVWNGDWRTDVGLVESYVSYLRRKVDTGERKYLHTLRGVGYILRPPRI
- a CDS encoding HAMP domain-containing sensor histidine kinase, which produces MSTFSTRVARLRKHLARTPLWLRLVSATLLLVTLAITLTGVFAVRLLRGYLVERVDQQLIAATRPLRDPPPMAEQPRPGGRPQRFFGLFYAVLLDPSGTPIRTLSESTEEHTPALPKLDLLKVVALNGRPFTVESLGTGGPSWRVVAVPGRDGESRVIAVNLSEVDATVSQLVLIVAVAGGGTLVVLGLACYWLVRRSLRPLREIARTAKDIAGGDLSRRVPLWAGTTEVGKLGRSLNSMLAQIEAAAGEREAAAESARRSATAARRSEELMRRFMADASHELRTPLTSIRGFAELYRLGEEKDLAEAVRLLSRIEGQAARMGLLVEDMLLLARLDQRRELAMRPVDLLSLAATVVIDAQTLAPDRKIELVRLFGGEGGRDRDGRRVAARAGAQQPRHQRAHPHAGRHVLPGAGRAGRRPGRGGGGRRRARVSGGGGRAGVRAVLPRRPGPERRRVGAGAVDRGHAGGGARRHRYGGGRAGQRSAVQGDPARQRRRTPPCSLLRTPEDAEDLEGLEGLSRRCSRTGRCPG